The Patescibacteria group bacterium DNA window TATAAATGGAATCACAATTGCTGGCTTTTCCATTATAGCAACATCATATAATTTTAATCTGCTTCTATCGTCAATAGTCATCACTCCTTCTGTTATTTCTTGTTTTCTAATTATTAACAACTTTTTATTAGCTAAACAACAGTACGAAATATTAAATAGTATATCCGATAATATACAAGAAATAACAGACGAACAAAAAGAAAAAAATAGATTAGAGGCTGAAAAGAAGCACAAAATAATAGAAAAAAATAATAATACGGTTATTAAATTAATAATATCTCAAGTAATCTTTTTCGTATTGATCATATCTTTTTTTATTCTCTTTCCTAATTTTATCAACCTTATCTTTATGAAAAACTTCATCCCACCAACTGATATGCGTCCACATTGGCATGCCTCTTTCCATTGCCCACAATAAAGCCAGCATTTTTTTTTCTTTTTGTTTTCGTTTTTGTTCCTTTGTCATTTGAATGGAATAAAAAATATTTACATTACCTAACACGGCATATCTGGTTCAGAAATTTTGCCTATCACATATATTAAAGTCGCAAAATTTCTTCACCCATATTTTACTCCACTTCGTTTCGTAAAACATCAGATATGCCGATACGTTATACGCAATTCAAAAAATATTTTTCTAACGGAGAATAAGGAATGATAGGCTTTCAAAGGGGAATAAATTTGATTTTTTCTTTATTTATAGAGGGGGATAATTGTGTTTTCTTACGCTTCGCTTCCGAAAACGATTTATTTATTAACTTTATATCACAACACTAAAATATGGTTGAAACTTTAATTAAAATCTTTAAACAAATCTCCAAGACTGATGCTGAAATCGCTGGCGGTAAAGGTGCATCGCTTGGAGAAATGACGCAGGCAGGAATTCCTGTTCCTGAAGGTTTTGTTATTCTCTCAAATGCTTTTGATAGGTTTTTAGAAGAAACGGATCTAAATGTTGAAATTGACGCTGTTTTAGGCACGGTTAATATTAAAAAAGTTCATACTGTTGAAAATGCTTCTGAAAAAATTCAAGCAATAATTCTTTCTAGAGAGATACCTGAAGATATTAAAACAGAAATTTTGAAATTTTATAAAAACCTAGATTCTAAATTCGTGGCTGTTCGTTCTTCTGCAACATCAGAAGATTCTGCTTCTGCTGCTTGGGCTGGGCAATTGGATAGTTTTCTTAATACTACTAAAGAAACTCTTTTAGAAAATGTAAAAAGATGTTGGGCTTCTTTATTTACTCCGAGAGCGATTTTCTACAGATTTGAAAAGAAATTAAACAAAGATAAAATTTCTGTTGCGGTTGTTGTTCAGAAAATGGTTGATTCTGAAGAATCAGGAATTGCTTTTTCTGTTCATCCTGTTACGCAAGATGAAAATCAAATTATTATTGAAGCTGGTTTTGGTTTAGGCGAAGCGATTGTTTCAGGCTCAATTACTCCAGATAGTTATGTGGTAGACAAGCAAGGATTTTCAATTTTAGATATTAATGTAAATGAGCAAACAAAAGCATTATACAAAAAAGCCAAAGGCGGAAATAGATGGAAAGAGTTGGGCGAAAAAGGAAAAAAGCAAGTCTTAACTGAAAAAGAGATTATCGAATTATCTAAACTTATTGTAAAAATTGAAAATCATTATGGTTTTCCTTGCGATATTGAATGGGTGAAGAAAAAAGATAAATTCTATATTATACAAAGCAGACCAATTACAACTTTAAACAGCAATTCCTTAAATAAAAATTATCTAACTGAGTTAGTGAAAAAGTTAGAATTAAATCCTTCAACAGAGAGGAATCTCTCTTTACTGACATTAAGCTGTGTCGCCTTGGCCTATACAAAATTTCTCAGACAAATTTCTGGGTTGTCATATAAGTCAGTAGCAGGTTTAGGCGACAAAACTAAATGGACTTCTTTTTTAAATGAAAAAGACATTATTAAACAAACAGAAATACTTATTAAAAAAAATCAAAAGAAATTAAAAGGAAGAATCATCGAACCTTTATATTCGGACTTTCTTGAAGTTGAAAAAAAATTACTTGCTAGGTTAATTAACTTTAGAAAAAACCCAGAGAATTCGTTTTTGCGGATCATTGAAATATATCCTAGGTATATCGCCCACATTGGTTTATATAATTGCTTTTGGCGTGCAATTGGAGATGGAAAAAACATTTCTATTCCCAACGAACTCATCAAGATTATTGAGACTAATAGACAAAGAATTACAAAATATTATCCTAAAATAGAGAAAACATTGCAAGAAACAGCAAAGGAGATAGGCAAAAAAAATAATTTTGGTGGATCTCTGTTGTTGTCGTTTTCGTATGCCGAGATAATTAAGAAAAAGAATTTTAAACTTTTAGATAAAGACGTTCTATTACTAAGACAAAGACAAGATAACTACTTTTATATTTATTCTGAAAAAAATAATAAAGAAATTATTTCTATAAATAGTGCAACTATTTCCCAATTAAATAAAAATTATATGGCATTAACCCAATCAATACCCGGGGAAATTAAAGGAACATCCGCCTATCCTGGAATAAAAACAGGGATAGTACTTAAAGTACCGAATAAAACAAAAAATATGCCGGAAAATATGATTATAGTAGTGCCCATGACTCATCCTAAAGATATTATGTTAATAAGGAAGTCAGAGGCAATCATTAC harbors:
- a CDS encoding PEP/pyruvate-binding domain-containing protein produces the protein MVETLIKIFKQISKTDAEIAGGKGASLGEMTQAGIPVPEGFVILSNAFDRFLEETDLNVEIDAVLGTVNIKKVHTVENASEKIQAIILSREIPEDIKTEILKFYKNLDSKFVAVRSSATSEDSASAAWAGQLDSFLNTTKETLLENVKRCWASLFTPRAIFYRFEKKLNKDKISVAVVVQKMVDSEESGIAFSVHPVTQDENQIIIEAGFGLGEAIVSGSITPDSYVVDKQGFSILDINVNEQTKALYKKAKGGNRWKELGEKGKKQVLTEKEIIELSKLIVKIENHYGFPCDIEWVKKKDKFYIIQSRPITTLNSNSLNKNYLTELVKKLELNPSTERNLSLLTLSCVALAYTKFLRQISGLSYKSVAGLGDKTKWTSFLNEKDIIKQTEILIKKNQKKLKGRIIEPLYSDFLEVEKKLLARLINFRKNPENSFLRIIEIYPRYIAHIGLYNCFWRAIGDGKNISIPNELIKIIETNRQRITKYYPKIEKTLQETAKEIGKKNNFGGSLLLSFSYAEIIKKKNFKLLDKDVLLLRQRQDNYFYIYSEKNNKEIISINSATISQLNKNYMALTQSIPGEIKGTSAYPGIKTGIVLKVPNKTKNMPENMIIVVPMTHPKDIMLIRKSEAIITDEGGILSHAAIISRELQKPCIIGTKIATKILNDGDLVEVDANQGIIKVLKKAKQ